Proteins found in one Sporosarcina sp. 6E9 genomic segment:
- a CDS encoding GIY-YIG nuclease family protein yields the protein MEKTAEHLFYVLECKDGSYYAGYTNNLERRVRVHNEGKGAKYTRAKRPVRCIYFEAFETKREAMQAEYQFKQLTRSAKERYIEKEVAGNEITKKC from the coding sequence ATGGAGAAAACGGCTGAACATCTTTTTTATGTGCTTGAATGCAAAGACGGATCGTACTACGCGGGTTATACAAATAACTTAGAGCGCCGAGTACGTGTACATAATGAGGGCAAAGGTGCCAAATACACGAGGGCGAAGCGTCCAGTTCGCTGCATTTACTTTGAAGCGTTTGAAACAAAGCGTGAGGCAATGCAAGCGGAATATCAGTTTAAGCAATTAACTAGAAGTGCGAAGGAACGTTATATTGAGAAGGAGGTCGCTGGCAATGAAATCACAAAAAAGTGCTGA
- the rsmI gene encoding 16S rRNA (cytidine(1402)-2'-O)-methyltransferase produces the protein MKSQKSAELNGGKLFLVGTPIGNLEDITFRAIRILNEVDTIAAEDTRNTIKLCNHFEIKTPLISYHEHNLEAGGEKILTMLANGQSVALVSDAGMPCISDPGADIASKAIKAGYDVVPVPGANAAISALVASGLTSQPFMFFGFLSRNKNERRAQIEKLKNREETILLYEAPHRLKESLRALSEQVEGTRKIVLARELTKRFEEFLRGTLEEAINWVESNNIRGEFCIVLEGNDGSDSEEVVIAWWDGLSVSEHVSELIERKGIRSKEAIREVASERAMSRRDVYRVFHVEKD, from the coding sequence ATGAAATCACAAAAAAGTGCTGAATTGAATGGCGGGAAGTTATTTTTAGTTGGCACGCCAATCGGTAATCTCGAAGATATAACTTTCAGAGCGATCCGCATTCTAAACGAAGTGGATACGATTGCTGCGGAAGATACGCGAAATACGATTAAGTTATGCAATCATTTTGAGATAAAAACACCATTAATAAGTTATCATGAACATAATTTAGAAGCAGGTGGAGAAAAGATACTGACCATGCTTGCTAACGGACAATCCGTTGCGCTTGTTAGCGATGCCGGCATGCCATGTATTTCCGACCCGGGTGCGGACATTGCGAGTAAAGCCATTAAAGCTGGATACGATGTCGTTCCAGTTCCCGGTGCGAACGCTGCGATTAGCGCATTAGTGGCTTCCGGTCTAACTTCTCAACCCTTTATGTTTTTTGGTTTTTTATCGCGCAATAAAAATGAACGTCGTGCGCAAATTGAAAAATTGAAGAATCGTGAAGAAACGATTTTGTTATACGAAGCACCTCATCGGCTAAAAGAATCATTGCGAGCGTTAAGTGAACAAGTCGAGGGGACAAGAAAAATTGTTTTAGCACGTGAATTGACGAAGAGATTTGAGGAGTTTTTACGCGGAACGCTTGAGGAAGCTATCAATTGGGTAGAATCAAACAATATACGCGGTGAATTTTGCATCGTTCTTGAAGGAAATGATGGATCGGATTCAGAAGAAGTTGTAATAGCTTGGTGGGATGGATTAAGTGTTTCAGAACATGTCTCTGAATTAATTGAAAGAAAAGGAATTCGATCGAAAGAGGCTATTCGGGAAGTGGCAAGTGAGCGTGCAATGAGTAGACGAGATGTGTACAGAGTCTTTCACGTTGAAAAGGATTAA
- a CDS encoding AbrB/MazE/SpoVT family DNA-binding domain-containing protein, giving the protein MKSTGIVRKVDELGRVVIPIELRRTLGIAQKDALEIYVDEDKIILKKYMPNMTCSITGTVSDDNLSLLDGNLILSPEGAEKLITQIQERIKK; this is encoded by the coding sequence ATGAAATCTACTGGTATCGTGAGAAAGGTCGATGAACTCGGGCGCGTAGTTATCCCTATCGAATTACGTCGAACACTTGGAATTGCACAAAAGGATGCCCTAGAAATTTACGTCGATGAAGATAAAATTATTTTGAAGAAATATATGCCGAATATGACTTGCTCGATTACCGGTACTGTATCAGATGATAATTTAAGTCTACTAGATGGCAACTTGATTTTAAGCCCTGAAGGCGCAGAAAAACTTATTACACAAATTCAAGAGCGTATAAAAAAGTAA